A single window of Rubripirellula lacrimiformis DNA harbors:
- a CDS encoding YbcC family protein — MKSITPKQAGHPPLSVFMPASYDEPHVHRQFEQLLAQVTEVVAPVWPLKDLIAVNPYAGLTERPFSEAGDYLRTFSQCELLPSMAHFASEYHRGAIDQRHIESALGERAGVTAQSVTVAQVMDLLQSDHPSTSAEIDALNPPAKLPRVSTLTAHLSASGDIDWSATVCEEIGKFCASYYQEDHSAWGNPWKDQPLYQAWRSAAQIDRGIELLGLDGFRKFVSDLPHTVDATILHLLQRLDLPESLWETYLLAHAFSIPGWSGWTKFQDMQDESIESHDFRGLLAIALAYDVAISETFDFHIDWHSLLRHPSPSQTTADPESRAIRSVLLLASEIAFRDQLLSRLKPSTHTSTGRLSSDLAVDGLPAGELPQPTLHAHGATKLAQIAFCIDVRSERVRRHIEVESNQVETLGFAGFFGLPFEYVPLGQESGNVHAPVLLKPKFQLKEKLAGCVDESGHDHSQAVGRRQSVRTWRKLWKRFQSSAVGCFSFVETMGLLDALELAARLGGRSLKTSTPETDGIGGHGLQFSLSHLQDQNVTTDQQADFAAGLLTGMGLTDNFASLVAFCGHGSQTDNNPLAAGLDCGACGGHSGAPNARLAAMLLNDRSVRARLSERGIEIPADTHFMAGWHNTTTDQIEWLDLESVPASHQSRVADLQSITDVAGEFTRQERQSSVGEASSDAVIARASDWSQTRPEWGLAGNAAMIIGPRCLTKNADLDGRVFLHSYDCDSDLNGDVLEAIMTAPMVVAHWINMQYYASSVDNRHFGSGNKTIHNVVGRFGVFSGNGGDLQSGLPEQSLRCGDQVQHIPLRLQAVIVAPRAAIDKVIDKHAQVRDRLQNAWVHLIAIEGDHRYRYQENGDWVQLHQDLPKSMDWLDPQPEVCGSLV; from the coding sequence ATGAAATCCATCACCCCAAAGCAAGCTGGTCACCCCCCCTTGTCGGTCTTCATGCCAGCCTCTTATGACGAACCTCATGTCCATCGACAGTTCGAACAATTGTTGGCACAGGTGACCGAAGTGGTCGCCCCGGTATGGCCGCTAAAAGATCTGATCGCCGTCAATCCCTACGCCGGTCTGACCGAACGTCCGTTTTCCGAAGCAGGCGATTACCTGCGAACCTTCTCGCAGTGCGAACTACTGCCATCGATGGCTCACTTCGCAAGCGAGTATCATCGGGGGGCGATCGATCAACGTCACATCGAATCCGCCTTGGGCGAACGAGCCGGTGTCACGGCACAGTCGGTGACCGTCGCCCAAGTGATGGACCTTCTGCAGAGCGATCATCCATCAACTTCCGCCGAAATCGATGCTTTGAATCCACCGGCGAAGCTTCCACGTGTCAGCACGTTGACGGCACACCTCAGCGCGTCCGGCGATATCGATTGGAGCGCCACGGTTTGTGAAGAGATCGGAAAGTTCTGTGCGTCCTATTACCAAGAGGATCATTCCGCCTGGGGCAATCCATGGAAGGATCAACCGCTGTACCAAGCTTGGCGAAGTGCCGCACAAATTGACCGTGGCATCGAACTGCTAGGGTTGGACGGATTCCGCAAATTCGTAAGCGACCTGCCGCATACGGTCGACGCAACCATTCTTCATCTGCTGCAGCGTCTCGATCTTCCCGAATCACTTTGGGAAACCTACTTGCTCGCTCATGCGTTCTCGATTCCCGGATGGAGCGGCTGGACAAAATTCCAAGACATGCAAGACGAATCGATCGAATCGCATGACTTCCGAGGCCTGTTGGCGATCGCACTTGCCTACGATGTGGCGATCAGCGAAACCTTTGACTTTCATATCGATTGGCATTCACTGCTGCGTCACCCAAGCCCGTCACAGACCACTGCAGATCCCGAATCCAGGGCGATTCGAAGCGTGCTACTACTTGCATCGGAGATCGCATTCCGAGATCAGTTGCTAAGCCGACTGAAGCCGTCGACACACACCAGCACCGGTAGGCTTTCCAGCGATTTGGCCGTGGATGGTTTGCCAGCGGGCGAATTGCCGCAGCCAACGCTGCACGCTCACGGGGCAACGAAACTAGCCCAGATCGCTTTCTGTATCGACGTGCGATCGGAACGAGTTCGACGCCACATCGAAGTCGAATCTAATCAGGTCGAAACGCTTGGCTTTGCCGGGTTCTTTGGACTGCCATTCGAATACGTTCCCTTGGGACAAGAATCCGGCAACGTGCATGCCCCCGTCCTGCTGAAGCCAAAGTTTCAGTTAAAGGAAAAACTAGCGGGCTGTGTCGACGAATCGGGACACGATCATTCGCAGGCGGTGGGGAGACGCCAAAGCGTGCGAACATGGCGAAAGCTATGGAAACGTTTCCAATCCTCGGCGGTCGGTTGCTTCTCGTTTGTTGAAACGATGGGACTATTGGATGCGTTGGAACTCGCAGCCCGACTTGGCGGGCGCAGTCTGAAGACGTCGACCCCCGAAACCGATGGCATCGGCGGACACGGACTGCAGTTCAGCTTGTCTCATCTTCAGGACCAGAACGTTACCACGGATCAACAGGCCGATTTCGCCGCAGGCCTGCTGACGGGGATGGGGCTGACCGACAACTTTGCTTCGCTGGTGGCCTTTTGCGGGCACGGCAGCCAAACGGACAACAACCCGTTGGCGGCTGGCTTGGATTGTGGTGCATGCGGCGGACATTCGGGCGCACCGAATGCTCGATTGGCAGCCATGCTGTTGAACGACCGAAGTGTCCGAGCGCGATTGAGCGAACGCGGAATCGAGATCCCGGCCGACACCCATTTCATGGCTGGGTGGCACAACACGACCACGGACCAGATCGAGTGGCTGGACCTGGAATCGGTCCCCGCGTCGCACCAGTCGCGTGTCGCGGACCTGCAATCGATCACAGACGTCGCCGGCGAATTCACTCGACAAGAACGCCAGAGCAGCGTTGGCGAAGCGTCGTCGGACGCTGTCATCGCACGAGCGTCGGATTGGTCGCAAACGCGTCCCGAGTGGGGTTTGGCGGGGAACGCAGCGATGATCATCGGCCCACGCTGCCTGACGAAGAATGCAGATTTGGACGGACGAGTTTTTCTGCACAGCTATGACTGCGATTCGGACCTGAACGGGGATGTTCTGGAAGCGATCATGACCGCACCGATGGTCGTCGCCCATTGGATCAACATGCAGTACTACGCATCGTCGGTCGACAATCGTCACTTCGGCAGTGGAAACAAGACCATCCACAACGTGGTGGGACGATTCGGCGTGTTTTCAGGAAACGGTGGCGACCTGCAATCGGGATTGCCCGAACAGTCGCTCCGCTGTGGGGACCAAGTCCAACACATCCCGCTGCGATTGCAAGCCGTGATCGTCGCGCCGCGTGCGGCGATTGACAAGGTCATCGACAAACATGCCCAGGTCCGGGATCGATTGCAAAACGCGTGGGTGCACCTGATCGCAATCGAGGGCGACCATCGCTATCGATACCAAGAAAACGGAGATTGGGTTCAGTTGCATCAGGACTTGCCAAAATCGATGGATTGGCTTGATCCGCAACCAGAAGTCTGCGGGTCACTGGTTTAA
- a CDS encoding proton-conducting transporter transmembrane domain-containing protein: protein MMLTWLDFLPAVIPMLLVAAVLVPDSVARRAVARFRHVITVAVACQFAIAMSLLVLSVLDRPLPGGSDVPWIKSFQPSPTILMDGLSAMMLALISFVGWVTCQYSIRYLDGESNQSRYFRWAAFTIGSVSLMVLSGHLIILVMGWIATNLGLHQLLVLNQDREGARRAAWTKFALNRVGDAALITAVVLLYQQFGTFGLVEIFESARSMASGSIPIPTAMHAVCGLLVVTAVTQSVQFPFHTWLPETMESPTPVSALMHAGIVNAGGYLIIRFGHVFALSPAALYSLVAIGTMTACLGVVVMMTQTSVKKSLAYSTIAQMGFMMLQIGLGAYVAATLHLVAHSLYKANAFLRSGSVLRDQQATLGSHDVPQPVAWPQVALAATLCCTMLAITWTLFGISVLEKPGGLVLGGILCLALSQWVSEAMGTGERKLVLLSIVMAGVMCVLYAAGFAAVGHLIAGAVPTVPLHLGNAIAMAAVAIPFLGIFALQRSVTSANPPAWLKPAYVHASNGFYVEQIVRRLSRSFAST from the coding sequence ATGATGCTTACTTGGTTGGATTTCCTGCCCGCTGTGATCCCGATGCTGCTTGTTGCAGCGGTCTTGGTGCCCGATTCGGTCGCCAGGCGTGCGGTCGCCCGATTCCGCCACGTCATCACCGTGGCAGTTGCCTGCCAGTTCGCGATCGCGATGTCTCTGCTGGTGCTGAGTGTTCTGGACCGTCCGCTGCCGGGCGGGTCAGACGTCCCATGGATTAAATCGTTCCAACCGTCACCCACGATCCTGATGGACGGGCTTTCGGCAATGATGCTGGCGTTGATCAGCTTCGTTGGCTGGGTCACTTGCCAATACTCGATTCGATACCTCGACGGCGAATCGAACCAAAGTCGTTACTTCCGCTGGGCAGCCTTCACCATTGGATCGGTCAGCCTAATGGTTCTCTCGGGCCATCTGATCATTCTGGTGATGGGATGGATCGCGACCAACTTAGGACTGCATCAACTGTTGGTATTGAATCAGGATCGCGAAGGGGCACGCCGCGCTGCCTGGACAAAGTTTGCATTGAATCGGGTTGGCGACGCCGCCCTGATCACTGCGGTGGTTTTGTTGTACCAACAGTTTGGAACGTTCGGGCTGGTCGAAATTTTCGAATCGGCACGATCGATGGCCAGCGGTTCGATTCCAATCCCGACGGCAATGCATGCGGTGTGCGGATTGTTGGTTGTGACGGCGGTGACCCAATCGGTTCAGTTCCCGTTCCACACCTGGCTACCTGAAACGATGGAATCCCCCACGCCTGTATCGGCTTTGATGCACGCGGGGATCGTGAACGCGGGCGGATACCTAATCATACGATTCGGGCATGTCTTCGCACTATCGCCGGCGGCCCTTTACTCGTTGGTGGCGATTGGGACGATGACAGCATGTTTGGGCGTCGTGGTGATGATGACTCAAACCAGTGTCAAAAAGTCACTGGCGTATTCGACCATCGCTCAGATGGGATTCATGATGCTGCAAATCGGCTTGGGTGCCTACGTCGCGGCAACGCTCCATCTGGTCGCCCACTCGCTTTATAAAGCCAATGCGTTCCTGCGATCCGGCAGCGTGTTGCGAGATCAACAGGCAACACTGGGTTCGCATGATGTTCCACAACCGGTCGCTTGGCCCCAGGTTGCTTTGGCCGCAACGTTGTGTTGCACGATGTTAGCGATCACATGGACGTTGTTCGGAATCTCGGTCTTGGAAAAGCCGGGCGGCTTGGTCCTGGGCGGCATTCTTTGCTTGGCATTGTCACAGTGGGTCAGCGAAGCAATGGGAACCGGGGAACGCAAACTGGTGCTTCTATCCATCGTGATGGCTGGCGTGATGTGCGTGCTATACGCGGCCGGTTTTGCTGCGGTCGGTCACTTGATCGCCGGAGCGGTCCCCACCGTACCGCTTCATCTTGGAAACGCGATCGCGATGGCAGCGGTCGCGATTCCCTTCCTGGGGATCTTTGCCTTGCAGCGTTCAGTGACCTCGGCGAATCCACCTGCATGGCTGAAGCCCGCCTACGTGCACGCATCCAACGGCTTCTACGTCGAACAAATCGTCCGCCGCCTGTCTCGCTCCTTCGCATCCACCTAA